GAGGCGGAGCGGCCGCGGCTGCGCCGGCTGGCCGCGCGGGTGCTGGGGGACCCGAGCGGGGCCGAGGACGTCGTCCAGCAGGCCTGGCTCCGCCTGCACGCGACGGACGAGCCGGTCGTCAACCTGCCGGCCTGGCTGACCACCGTCACCACCCGGCTCTGCCTGGACCGGCTGCGCGCCCGGGTGCCCGCGCCCGTCGAGGCGGTGGAGGAGGCGGGCAGCGCGCCCGACCCGGCGGACGAGGTCGCGCTCGCCGACACCGTCGGCGTCGCCCTGCAGGTGGTGCTGGAACGCCTCTCGCCGGCCGAGCGGGTGGCCTTCGTGCTGCACGACTCCTTCGGCTTCGAGTTCGCCACCATCGCGACCGCCCTCGACACCACCCCGGCGGCCGCCCGCAAGCTGGCCTCCCGCGCCCGCGCCAAGGTCCGGCAGCCGGCGGCGGAGGACCGGCTGGCCGCCTGGGAGGTCGTCGACGCCTTCATGGCCGCCGCCCGCGAGGGCGACTTCGACCGCCTGCTGGAGCTGCTCGCCCCGGACGCCGTGGTGACCGCGGACCTCGCCGCGGTGAGCGCGGGCACGCCGGGACGCCTCGAGGGCCGGCGGGAGATCGCCAGCTTCTTCAACGGCAGCGCCCAGTCCGCGATGGCGGTGTTCGCGGGCGACCGGCCCGCGGCCGCCTGGTACCACCGCGGCCGCCCGGCGGTGCTGTTCGACTTCGCCGTCGTCGACGGCGTGGTCGCCCACATCACCTTCCGCGCCGAGGCCGACGCGCTGGCCGCGGTGGAGCGGCGGGACGGCGCGTCCCGCCGGGCGCGCCCGGCCGTCGGTCACACCGCCTCCGTCCCGGACGTCGTCCCCGGTGAGGACGACCACCACGACCAGGAGGAGCAGTGATGGTGAAGACGATGTCGTGCCGCCAGCTCGGCGGCGCGTGCGAGCTGGAGCACCGGGGCGGGACGGCCGACGAGATCATCGTCGCCCAGGACCGCCACCTCGAGGAGGCGGAGCAGGCGGGCGACGCGACCCACCAGGAGGCGCGGGACGCGATGAGGGGCCGGTGGCGGCGGCCCAGGAAGTCGCTCGACTGGTACAACGGCGTCAAGCGGACCTTCGCCGAGCTGCCCGAGGGCTGAGCGCGGGGCAACAACCGGCAACTTGTTGCCGACGGGGCGTCGGCGACGGTGAGGATGGCGGCATGCCTCCCGCCACCGCCGTCCTGCAGCTCCACCCCGACCGGCTGCTGCCCGCCGACCCGGAGGTGCGGGCGATCGCACGCCGCCTGCACGCGTCGGTGGCGGACCTGCCGGTGGTCTCCCCGCACGGGCACGTGCCGGCGGCCTGGCTCGCGGACGACACCCCGTTCGTCGACCCGACCTCGCTGCTGGTCACCCCCGACCACTACGTCAACCGGCTGCTGCACGCCCACGGCGTCGAGCTCTCGGCGCTGGGCGTCGGCCAGGGCCCGTTGGAGGAGGAGCAGTCGCGGGCGGCGTTCCGCACCGTCTGCGCGCACTGGGACGTCTTCCGGGGCACCCCGGTGCGGTACTGGTTCGAGTCGCAGCTCGCCGACATCTTCGGCGTCGAGGTGCGGCCGAGCGCCGCGACCGCGGACGCCGTCTACGACCAGGTCGCCGCCTGCCTGGTCCGGCCGGAGTTCCGGCCCCGCGCCCTCCACGACCGCTTCGGCATCACGGTGCTGGCCACCACCGACGACCCCTGCGACGACCTCGCCGCGCACCGCCGGCTCACCGACGACCCGAGCTGGACCGGCCGGGTGGTCCCGACCTTCCGGCCCGACCGCTACCTGGAGGCGGCCGGCCCCACCTGGAACGCCGACCTCGACCGGCTGGCCGCCGTGTCCGGCGTCGACACCGGCGACTACGCCGGCTTCATCGAGGCGCTGGAGGACCGCCGTCGCCACTTCCGGGCGCACGGGGCCGTCTCCACCGACCACAGCCACCCCGACGTCCGCACCGACGTGCTGGAGCCGGCCGAGGCCGCCCGGCTGTTCACCCTCGGCCGCCGCGGTGAGATCACGGCCGAGGAGGCGACGGCCCTGCGCCGCCACCTGCTCGCGGAGATGGCCCGGATGTCGGTCGAGGACGGCCTGGTGATGACGCTGCACCCCGGCATCCGCCGCAACCACCACACCCCGACCTTCGAGCGCTACGGCGCCGACGTCGGTAGCGACATCCCGGTCGCCCTCGAGCTCACCGACGCCCTCCGGCCGCTGCTGAGCCGCTACGGCACCGCCGCGGGGTTCCACCTCGTGCTGTTCACCGTCGACGAGACGGTGTTCTCCCGCGAGATCGCCCCGCTGGCCGGGTTCTACCCGTCGGTCTTCGCGGGAGCGCCGTGGTGGTTCCTCGACGCCCCGGAGGCCATCCGCCGCTACCGTGGGGCGGTCACCGAGTCGGCCGGCTTCGCCAAGACGTCCGGCTTCATCGACGACACGCGCGCCTTCTGCTCCATCCCGGCCCGGCACGACATGTCCCGGCGGCTCGACGCCGGCTACCTGGCCGGTCTGGTCGCCGAGCACCGGCTGGACGAGGACGAGGCGCTGGAGACGGCCCACGACCTGGTCGTCACGATCCCCGAGAGGACCTTCAAGCTGTGAGCAGCACCCCCGCGGCGACGTCGCCGCCCCGGCTGTCCCGTGCGCTGCCGGGCACCCCGCCGGCGCCGCCCGTCCGGCTGGTGCACCTCGGCCTCGGCAGCTTCCACCGCGCCCACCAGGCCTGGTACACCGCCGCCGCCCCCGACGCGGCGGAGTGGGGGATCGCCGCCTTCACCGGCCGGCGGCCGGGGGTCGCCGAGGCGCTGGCCCCGCAGGACGGGCTCTACACGCTGATCACCCGCAGCGCGGACGGCGACGCCTTCGAGGTCGTCGGCCAGGTGGCCGCCGTGCACGCGGCCGACGAGCACGAGGTCTACCTCGCCCACCTGGCCCGGCCCGAGGTCGCGGTCGTCACCATCACCGTCACCGAGCCCGGCTACCTGACCGGCCCCGACGGCCGGCTGGACGCCGGTCGGGAGGCGGTGGTCGCCGACACCGCCGCCCTGCGGGCCGACCCGCGGGCTCTGGTCACGTCGCTGCCCGCACGCCTGGTGGCCGGGCTGCTCGCGCGGCGCGCCGCGGCCGCCGGACCGGTCACCCTGCTCTCCTGCGACAACCTG
The window above is part of the Friedmanniella luteola genome. Proteins encoded here:
- a CDS encoding sigma-70 family RNA polymerase sigma factor is translated as MTSTEEFEAERPRLRRLAARVLGDPSGAEDVVQQAWLRLHATDEPVVNLPAWLTTVTTRLCLDRLRARVPAPVEAVEEAGSAPDPADEVALADTVGVALQVVLERLSPAERVAFVLHDSFGFEFATIATALDTTPAAARKLASRARAKVRQPAAEDRLAAWEVVDAFMAAAREGDFDRLLELLAPDAVVTADLAAVSAGTPGRLEGRREIASFFNGSAQSAMAVFAGDRPAAAWYHRGRPAVLFDFAVVDGVVAHITFRAEADALAAVERRDGASRRARPAVGHTASVPDVVPGEDDHHDQEEQ
- the uxaC gene encoding glucuronate isomerase gives rise to the protein MPPATAVLQLHPDRLLPADPEVRAIARRLHASVADLPVVSPHGHVPAAWLADDTPFVDPTSLLVTPDHYVNRLLHAHGVELSALGVGQGPLEEEQSRAAFRTVCAHWDVFRGTPVRYWFESQLADIFGVEVRPSAATADAVYDQVAACLVRPEFRPRALHDRFGITVLATTDDPCDDLAAHRRLTDDPSWTGRVVPTFRPDRYLEAAGPTWNADLDRLAAVSGVDTGDYAGFIEALEDRRRHFRAHGAVSTDHSHPDVRTDVLEPAEAARLFTLGRRGEITAEEATALRRHLLAEMARMSVEDGLVMTLHPGIRRNHHTPTFERYGADVGSDIPVALELTDALRPLLSRYGTAAGFHLVLFTVDETVFSREIAPLAGFYPSVFAGAPWWFLDAPEAIRRYRGAVTESAGFAKTSGFIDDTRAFCSIPARHDMSRRLDAGYLAGLVAEHRLDEDEALETAHDLVVTIPERTFKL